From Streptomyces sp. NBC_01754, a single genomic window includes:
- a CDS encoding 6-phospho-beta-glucosidase: protein MKLTILGGGGFRVPLVYGALLGDHAEGRVSRVTLYDTDAGRLTAVARVLAEQAQGVADAPAVVATGDLDEALRGADFVFSAIRVGGLEGRAADERVALDEGVLGQETVGAGGIAYGLRTVPVAFELARRVARLAPHAWVINFTNPAGLVTEAMSRHLGDRVIGICDSPVGLGRRIARVLGADPGRARIDYVGLNHLGWVRALHVGGRDELPRLLADPVLLGSFEEGRLFGADWLRSLGAVPNEYLHYYYFTREAVRAHQDAEQTRGAFLRDQQEGFYARMTDPAAPALATWDRTRAEREATYMAENREAAEAGEREESDLGSGGYEQVALALMRAVARDERTSLILNVRNRGTLSVLDADAVIEVPCLVDANGARPVAVDPLPYHAVGLVTAVKAVERAVLEAAGTGSRAAAVRAFALHPLVDSVTVARRLVDGYTKVHPGLAYLDRP from the coding sequence GTGAAGCTGACAATTCTTGGCGGTGGCGGATTCCGGGTGCCCCTCGTGTACGGGGCCCTGCTCGGTGATCACGCCGAGGGCCGCGTCTCCCGGGTCACGCTGTACGACACGGACGCCGGCCGGCTCACCGCCGTCGCCCGGGTCCTGGCGGAACAGGCGCAGGGCGTGGCCGACGCGCCCGCCGTCGTCGCCACCGGCGACCTCGACGAGGCCCTGCGCGGGGCCGACTTCGTCTTCTCAGCGATCCGCGTCGGCGGCCTCGAAGGCCGGGCGGCGGACGAACGCGTCGCCCTCGACGAAGGCGTCCTCGGCCAGGAGACGGTAGGCGCCGGGGGCATCGCGTACGGGCTGCGTACCGTGCCCGTCGCCTTCGAACTGGCTCGGCGCGTCGCCCGGCTCGCCCCGCACGCCTGGGTCATCAACTTCACCAACCCGGCCGGTCTGGTCACCGAGGCCATGTCCCGGCACCTGGGGGACCGGGTCATCGGCATCTGCGACTCCCCGGTCGGGCTCGGCCGGCGTATCGCCCGGGTGCTGGGGGCGGACCCCGGCCGGGCCCGGATCGACTACGTCGGCCTCAACCACCTGGGCTGGGTCCGTGCCCTGCACGTGGGCGGACGTGACGAACTCCCGCGGCTGCTGGCCGACCCCGTGCTCCTCGGCTCCTTCGAGGAAGGCCGGCTCTTCGGCGCCGACTGGCTGCGCTCCCTCGGCGCGGTCCCCAACGAGTACCTGCACTACTACTACTTCACCCGCGAGGCCGTGCGCGCCCACCAGGACGCCGAGCAGACCAGGGGCGCCTTCCTCCGCGACCAGCAGGAGGGGTTCTACGCCCGGATGACGGACCCGGCCGCCCCGGCGCTCGCCACCTGGGACCGCACCCGCGCCGAACGCGAGGCCACCTACATGGCGGAGAACCGGGAAGCGGCCGAAGCGGGGGAGCGCGAGGAGAGCGACCTGGGTTCCGGCGGGTACGAACAGGTGGCCCTCGCCCTGATGCGGGCCGTCGCCCGCGACGAACGCACGTCCCTCATCCTGAACGTCCGCAATCGGGGCACCCTCTCGGTGCTCGACGCGGACGCCGTCATCGAGGTGCCCTGCCTCGTCGACGCCAACGGCGCCCGCCCGGTCGCGGTCGATCCCCTGCCGTACCACGCGGTCGGGCTGGTCACGGCGGTGAAGGCGGTGGAGCGCGCCGTCCTGGAGGCGGCCGGGACGGGCTCCAGGGCGGCTGCCGTACGGGCCTTCGCGCTGCACCCGCTGGTCGACTCCGTCACGGTGGCACGCCGGCTGGTCGACGGTTACACGAAGGTCCACCCGGGGCTCGCCTACCTCGACCGGCCATGA
- a CDS encoding ATP-binding protein yields MAPGSALIPRLVHLDSGTGALRDCFALAARPESVRSARRLTRSRLDAWQVDQDTHDAAVLIVSELVTNAVVHTASTRVLCELEYSGAGLRISVRDQGHQPGGPRLAPAADDEHGRGLLLVDSLSSAWGTHDAADSSGRVVWARLRAGSGRSC; encoded by the coding sequence GTGGCACCTGGCAGTGCGCTCATCCCCCGGCTCGTGCATCTCGACTCCGGGACGGGAGCGCTCCGTGACTGCTTCGCGCTGGCGGCGCGCCCTGAATCCGTGAGGAGTGCGCGGCGGCTGACCAGGTCCCGGCTGGACGCGTGGCAGGTCGACCAGGACACCCACGACGCGGCGGTCCTCATCGTGTCAGAACTGGTCACCAACGCGGTGGTGCACACCGCCAGCACGCGGGTCCTGTGCGAACTCGAGTACTCCGGAGCAGGTTTGCGTATTTCCGTACGGGATCAGGGGCACCAGCCCGGCGGGCCCAGGCTGGCCCCCGCCGCCGACGACGAACACGGGCGTGGTCTGCTGCTCGTCGACTCCCTGAGCTCCGCCTGGGGGACGCACGACGCGGCGGACTCCTCCGGGCGCGTCGTGTGGGCGCGACTGCGGGCCGGTTCGGGGCGCTCATGCTGA
- a CDS encoding helix-turn-helix domain-containing protein: protein MSEPRSAPTVGQVVLGKRLQDLRERAGLSRDQAAKVLHVASGTIRRMETAEVGLKIPYVQLLLKAYGIDDDETDAFVELTEEANKPGWWQRFHDVLPDWFSMYVSLEGAASLLRTYEPHFVPGLLQTEDYARSVLRTGAVGQARPEDIERHVALRMERQSLLTKDEAPRLWVVMDETVLRRPVGGPDTMRAQVDRLLEAADMPHVTLQIAEFASGHHPGTYGPFVLFRFAVPELPDMVYSEYLTGAVYFDARPEVASYLEVMDRMAAQAATAQRTKEILRGFRKEL, encoded by the coding sequence GTGAGCGAACCGCGGTCCGCCCCGACCGTGGGCCAGGTCGTTCTCGGCAAGCGGCTCCAGGACCTGCGGGAGCGCGCCGGCCTGAGCCGCGACCAGGCCGCCAAGGTGCTCCACGTCGCCTCCGGGACGATACGCAGGATGGAGACGGCCGAGGTCGGCCTGAAGATCCCCTACGTACAGCTCCTCCTGAAGGCCTACGGCATCGACGACGACGAGACGGACGCCTTCGTCGAACTCACCGAGGAAGCCAACAAGCCAGGCTGGTGGCAGCGCTTCCACGACGTGCTGCCCGACTGGTTCAGCATGTACGTCAGCCTGGAGGGCGCGGCCTCCCTCCTGCGTACGTACGAACCCCACTTCGTCCCCGGCCTCCTGCAGACCGAGGACTACGCACGCTCCGTGCTGCGCACCGGTGCGGTCGGCCAGGCCCGGCCCGAGGACATCGAGCGCCATGTGGCGCTGCGGATGGAGCGGCAGTCGCTGCTCACCAAGGACGAGGCGCCGAGGCTGTGGGTGGTCATGGACGAGACCGTCCTGCGCCGCCCGGTCGGCGGCCCCGACACCATGCGTGCCCAGGTCGACCGGCTCCTCGAAGCGGCCGACATGCCCCATGTGACGCTCCAGATAGCCGAGTTCGCCTCCGGGCACCACCCCGGGACCTACGGCCCGTTCGTCCTCTTCCGCTTCGCGGTCCCCGAACTGCCGGACATGGTCTACAGCGAGTACCTGACCGGCGCCGTCTACTTCGACGCGCGCCCCGAGGTGGCTTCCTATCTCGAGGTGATGGACCGCATGGCGGCTCAGGCCGCGACTGCACAACGCACGAAGGAGATCCTCCGGGGTTTCCGCAAGGAGCTGTGA
- a CDS encoding DUF397 domain-containing protein, protein MNHIYNGMPAADLGTEGWYKPWSGGNGGNCIEAMKLADGRVAVRQSADPDGPALIYSNGEIAAFIQGAKSGQADFLLT, encoded by the coding sequence ATGAACCACATATACAACGGCATGCCGGCCGCCGACCTCGGTACGGAGGGCTGGTACAAGCCCTGGAGCGGTGGGAACGGCGGCAACTGCATCGAGGCCATGAAGCTGGCCGACGGCAGGGTGGCGGTCCGGCAGTCGGCCGACCCCGACGGACCCGCGCTCATCTACTCCAACGGCGAGATCGCCGCGTTCATCCAGGGCGCCAAGTCGGGACAGGCCGACTTCCTGCTCACCTGA
- a CDS encoding YchJ family protein has product MSRRTPRPRGSAPAAGVPGRISPESPCPCGLPATYAACCGRLHTGAAAAPTCEALMRSRYTAFVVQDAGHLLRTWHPDTRPPSVDFDPALRWKGLDILDMTEGSAFHTTGTVTFRAHFTDGGRAGSLHEQSRFVRHEGAWVYATAVFSE; this is encoded by the coding sequence ATGTCACGACGTACCCCCCGCCCGCGCGGATCCGCCCCCGCCGCCGGCGTACCCGGCCGCATCAGCCCGGAATCGCCCTGTCCCTGCGGTCTCCCGGCCACCTACGCCGCCTGCTGCGGCCGGCTCCACACGGGTGCGGCGGCCGCTCCGACCTGCGAGGCGCTCATGCGCTCGCGGTACACGGCCTTCGTCGTCCAGGACGCCGGCCACCTGCTGCGTACCTGGCACCCGGACACCCGTCCGCCGTCCGTCGACTTCGACCCGGCCCTGCGCTGGAAGGGCCTGGACATCCTGGACATGACGGAGGGCAGCGCCTTCCACACCACCGGCACGGTCACCTTCCGGGCCCATTTCACCGACGGAGGGCGCGCCGGCTCGCTCCACGAACAGAGCCGGTTCGTCCGCCACGAGGGTGCCTGGGTCTACGCGACCGCCGTCTTCAGCGAGTGA
- a CDS encoding MDR family MFS transporter: MTTASETAPAPQSATAPPVLDPRRRNIVFATIALGILLAALDQTIVGTALPTIVSDLGGGEHMSWVVTAYLLAETVSTVLVGKFGDLFGRKLIFQISAVIFITGSFLCGLASNMLLLIIWRGLQGVGAGGLMVTSMALIADVIPLRDRGKYQGALGAVFGMATVVGPLLGGLFTDHLTWRWAFYVNVPIAIVVVIAAARTIPSVRAAGRPVIDYLGIALVAAGAGALILGTSWGGNEYAWGSPVIVGLFIGGLVALALFCVVELRAKEPMLPMRLFRNPVFGVCSVLSFIVGFAMLGAMIYLPTYLQYVDGDSATLSGVRTLPLVIGLLAASVFSGNVVSKTGHYRFFPIAGSLVMAGGLFLLSRMGPDSGVWRESLFMLVLGIGIGLSMQVLTIVVQNTVDYADLGTATSGVTFFRTLGSSFGTAVFGTIYANALRPNLNQGIEQAARAGGDPATLAGAARSPQAVHALPAAQSTPLAQAYADTLHTVFLWTVPVALIGFVVSLFLKQVRLRDSARASSTDMGEGFAQPSAGDPARVLEFSVARILHDADPGTARRIVADCDTRLDMAGAWAVMQVDLFTRMVGHAGLGLIATRHRIPPEVLVPVFDRMIEEGYLTGDGRLFTHTRAGRREAATISAAWARWLNERLAEDGARPDDRQLRAAVDVIAKRLLAEDLAQELSPPAARVAAPV; the protein is encoded by the coding sequence GTGACCACTGCCAGCGAGACCGCCCCCGCCCCGCAGAGTGCCACCGCGCCACCCGTACTCGACCCCCGCCGCCGCAACATCGTCTTCGCGACCATCGCGCTGGGGATCCTGCTGGCCGCCCTGGACCAGACGATCGTGGGGACCGCCCTTCCCACGATCGTGTCGGACCTCGGCGGCGGGGAGCACATGTCCTGGGTGGTCACGGCGTATCTGCTGGCGGAGACCGTGTCGACGGTGCTGGTCGGCAAGTTCGGTGACCTGTTCGGGCGGAAGTTGATCTTCCAGATCTCGGCGGTCATCTTCATCACCGGCTCGTTCCTGTGCGGTCTCGCGTCGAACATGCTGCTGCTGATCATCTGGCGGGGACTACAGGGCGTCGGTGCCGGTGGGCTCATGGTGACGTCGATGGCGCTGATCGCCGATGTGATCCCGTTGCGCGACCGTGGCAAGTACCAGGGGGCGCTCGGTGCGGTCTTCGGCATGGCCACCGTGGTGGGCCCGCTGCTGGGCGGGCTGTTCACGGACCATCTGACCTGGCGGTGGGCCTTCTACGTCAACGTGCCGATCGCGATCGTGGTGGTCATCGCGGCGGCCCGCACCATCCCCTCCGTCCGGGCGGCGGGCCGGCCCGTCATCGACTACCTGGGCATCGCGCTGGTCGCTGCGGGCGCCGGCGCGCTGATCCTGGGAACCAGCTGGGGCGGCAACGAGTACGCCTGGGGCTCACCGGTCATCGTCGGCCTGTTCATCGGGGGACTCGTCGCACTGGCGCTGTTCTGCGTGGTGGAGCTGAGGGCGAAGGAACCGATGCTGCCGATGCGGCTGTTCCGCAACCCGGTGTTCGGGGTCTGCTCCGTCCTCAGCTTCATCGTGGGCTTCGCGATGCTCGGCGCGATGATCTACCTGCCGACCTATCTGCAGTACGTGGACGGGGACTCGGCGACGCTGTCGGGCGTGCGGACGCTGCCCCTGGTCATCGGCCTGCTGGCCGCGTCGGTCTTCAGCGGCAACGTGGTCAGCAAGACGGGGCACTACCGGTTCTTCCCGATCGCCGGCTCCCTGGTGATGGCGGGTGGCCTCTTCCTGCTGTCCCGGATGGGCCCGGACAGCGGGGTCTGGCGGGAGTCGCTGTTCATGCTGGTGCTGGGAATCGGGATCGGCCTGTCGATGCAGGTGCTGACCATCGTCGTGCAGAACACGGTCGACTACGCGGACCTGGGGACGGCGACGTCGGGCGTCACGTTCTTCCGTACCCTGGGCAGCTCGTTCGGCACGGCGGTGTTCGGGACGATCTACGCCAACGCGCTGCGGCCGAACCTCAATCAGGGCATCGAGCAGGCGGCCCGGGCGGGAGGCGATCCCGCGACGCTCGCGGGGGCCGCCCGGAGCCCGCAGGCGGTGCACGCCCTGCCCGCCGCCCAGAGCACGCCGCTGGCCCAGGCGTACGCGGATACCCTGCACACGGTCTTCCTGTGGACGGTGCCGGTGGCGCTGATCGGATTCGTCGTGTCCCTCTTCCTGAAGCAGGTCAGGCTCCGCGACTCGGCGCGGGCGAGCTCGACCGACATGGGCGAGGGCTTCGCCCAGCCGAGCGCCGGTGACCCCGCGCGGGTCCTCGAATTCTCCGTCGCCCGGATCCTGCACGACGCGGACCCCGGCACCGCACGGCGGATCGTCGCGGATTGCGACACCCGTCTCGACATGGCGGGCGCCTGGGCCGTGATGCAGGTCGACCTGTTCACGCGGATGGTCGGTCACGCGGGACTCGGACTGATCGCCACCCGGCACCGGATCCCGCCCGAGGTACTGGTGCCCGTCTTCGACCGGATGATCGAGGAGGGCTATCTGACCGGGGACGGCCGTCTGTTCACCCACACGCGGGCGGGCCGGCGTGAGGCGGCGACGATCTCCGCCGCCTGGGCGCGCTGGCTCAACGAGCGGCTGGCCGAGGACGGGGCGCGGCCCGACGACCGGCAGCTGCGGGCGGCGGTCGACGTGATCGCGAAGCGGCTGCTCGCGGAGGACCTGGCGCAGGAGCTGTCCCCGCCGGCCGCGCGGGTGGCGGCCCCGGTCTGA
- a CDS encoding acyl-CoA dehydrogenase family protein: protein MSYFSLALTEEQQDLRNWVHGFAAQVVRPAAAEWDAREETPWPVIQEAARIGLYGFESLADMYGDPSGLSLQIANEELFWGDAGIGMALFGTSLAVAGIFASGTPDQLAEWVPQCFGDEDDPKVAAFCVSEPQAGSDVSAMATRARYDEAKDEWVLSGQKAWITNGGIAEIHVVVASVDPALGARGQAAFIVPPGTRGLAAGRTVKKLGLRASHTADVFLDDVRVPGHCLLGGRQRLDARLARAREGATAKGQAAMATFEVSRPTVAAQALGIARAAYEYALEYAGEREAFGRPIIENQSIAFALADLRTEIEAVRLLIWQAAWMARNDRTFDAGQGSMSKLRAGELAVAATEKAVQVLGGAGYSREHPVERMYRDAKIYTIFEGTSEIQRLVIARAISGRHIR from the coding sequence ATGAGCTACTTCTCCCTCGCCCTGACCGAGGAACAGCAGGACCTGCGCAACTGGGTGCACGGCTTCGCCGCCCAGGTGGTGCGCCCGGCGGCGGCCGAGTGGGACGCCCGGGAGGAGACCCCCTGGCCCGTCATCCAGGAGGCGGCCCGGATCGGCCTCTACGGTTTCGAGTCGCTGGCCGACATGTACGGGGACCCCAGCGGCCTCTCCCTCCAGATCGCCAACGAGGAGCTGTTCTGGGGGGACGCGGGCATCGGCATGGCCCTCTTCGGCACCTCGCTCGCGGTCGCCGGGATCTTCGCCTCCGGGACCCCGGACCAGCTCGCCGAGTGGGTCCCGCAGTGCTTCGGGGACGAGGACGACCCCAAGGTCGCGGCGTTCTGCGTCTCGGAGCCGCAGGCCGGCTCGGACGTCTCCGCGATGGCCACCAGGGCCCGCTACGACGAGGCGAAGGACGAATGGGTGCTCTCCGGCCAGAAGGCGTGGATCACCAACGGCGGGATCGCCGAGATCCACGTGGTCGTCGCCTCCGTCGACCCCGCGCTCGGCGCGCGCGGACAGGCCGCGTTCATCGTGCCTCCCGGCACCCGAGGTCTGGCGGCGGGCCGTACCGTCAAGAAGCTGGGCCTGCGCGCCTCGCACACGGCCGACGTCTTCCTGGACGACGTACGGGTGCCCGGGCACTGTCTGCTGGGCGGCAGGCAGAGGCTGGACGCCCGGCTCGCCCGCGCCCGCGAGGGAGCCACCGCCAAGGGCCAGGCCGCGATGGCGACGTTCGAGGTGAGCCGTCCCACGGTGGCCGCCCAGGCCCTCGGCATCGCGCGCGCCGCGTACGAGTACGCGCTGGAGTACGCCGGTGAGCGCGAGGCGTTCGGCCGCCCGATCATCGAGAACCAGTCGATCGCGTTCGCCCTGGCCGACCTCCGCACCGAGATCGAGGCGGTACGCCTGCTGATCTGGCAGGCCGCCTGGATGGCCCGCAACGACCGGACGTTCGACGCCGGACAGGGCTCCATGTCCAAGCTCCGCGCGGGCGAACTCGCCGTGGCCGCCACGGAGAAGGCCGTCCAGGTCCTCGGCGGCGCCGGGTACAGCCGGGAGCACCCGGTGGAGCGGATGTACCGCGACGCCAAGATCTACACCATCTTCGAGGGCACCAGCGAGATCCAGCGCCTGGTCATCGCCCGCGCCATCTCGGGACGGCACATCCGCTGA
- a CDS encoding SCP2 sterol-binding domain-containing protein, with protein MPDHSDSSLTDELTGLDFAAVSPEEFARIVKGLSGGQLGEVMSGDLRARVLGAVFGRMRQQFRPEAAGALKALIRWKITGESDVVYETSIADGACTVTEGRSEAEPRTTLVMGDADFLKLVSGNGNPVTMFMMRKLKVAGDVGLASGLTRYFDIPKA; from the coding sequence GTGCCCGACCACAGCGACAGCAGCCTCACCGACGAACTGACCGGGCTCGATTTCGCCGCCGTTTCCCCGGAGGAGTTCGCCCGGATCGTCAAGGGTCTGTCGGGCGGACAGCTCGGCGAGGTCATGAGCGGCGACCTGCGCGCCCGGGTGCTGGGCGCGGTGTTCGGCCGGATGCGGCAGCAGTTCCGCCCCGAGGCGGCGGGGGCGCTGAAGGCCCTGATCCGCTGGAAGATCACGGGCGAGAGCGACGTGGTCTACGAGACCTCCATAGCCGACGGCGCCTGCACGGTGACCGAGGGACGCTCGGAGGCGGAGCCCCGGACGACGCTGGTGATGGGCGACGCCGACTTCCTCAAGCTGGTCTCCGGCAACGGCAACCCCGTCACGATGTTCATGATGCGCAAGCTCAAGGTGGCCGGTGACGTCGGCCTGGCCTCGGGGCTCACCCGCTACTTCGACATCCCGAAGGCCTGA
- a CDS encoding PucR family transcriptional regulator: MPRVIQPLDTGDPLGPLPQEFAAIMRPELPSLIKEIGMEVTRAYPEYARLLNGPNGTSIRMGVEQSLSSFVDLVAEPTAPTVLRDDMCRRFGRFEAYEGRTMDALQGAYRLGARIALRRAKKVGRSYHFSPALMLSFADALFAYVDELEALSREGYLEVQAQSDQQSEAMRRRLLHLVLTGRPVPRTAIAELCEQTGWALPEQVTLVAVRAPVGVDPADLPRDALVDLGDPQPHLLIPGPLDETRREALDRALTGTRAVIGLTVPTADAADSIRWARRVVELIDSGVVEDLPVVRCEDHLTTLWLLTDPALLEQLAERDLAPVAGISATRRERLLETLRIWLETRGTAAQMGELLDVHPQTVRYRMRGLEAIFGEQLTDPEARFTTEAVLRALRLRARTAQSLG, translated from the coding sequence ATGCCGAGAGTCATTCAGCCGCTGGACACCGGAGATCCGCTGGGGCCACTCCCCCAGGAGTTCGCCGCGATCATGCGGCCGGAACTGCCGAGCCTGATCAAAGAGATAGGCATGGAAGTCACACGCGCCTATCCCGAGTACGCGCGACTCCTCAACGGCCCCAACGGCACGTCCATCCGCATGGGCGTCGAACAGAGCCTGTCGTCGTTCGTCGACCTGGTCGCCGAGCCCACCGCGCCCACGGTCTTACGCGACGACATGTGCCGGAGGTTCGGGCGGTTCGAGGCGTACGAGGGCCGCACGATGGACGCCCTCCAGGGCGCCTACCGGCTGGGCGCGCGGATCGCGCTGCGGCGGGCGAAGAAGGTGGGCCGCAGTTACCACTTCTCGCCGGCTCTGATGCTCAGCTTCGCCGACGCGCTGTTCGCGTACGTCGACGAGCTCGAGGCGCTGTCCCGCGAGGGCTACCTGGAGGTGCAGGCCCAGTCCGACCAGCAGAGCGAGGCCATGCGCCGACGGCTCCTGCACCTCGTCCTCACCGGCCGCCCCGTCCCCCGCACCGCCATCGCCGAGCTGTGCGAGCAGACCGGCTGGGCCCTGCCCGAACAGGTCACCCTGGTCGCGGTGCGCGCCCCCGTGGGGGTGGATCCGGCCGATCTGCCCCGCGACGCGCTGGTCGACCTCGGCGATCCGCAGCCGCATCTGCTCATCCCCGGGCCGCTGGACGAGACACGGCGCGAGGCGCTCGACCGGGCGCTGACCGGAACACGCGCGGTGATCGGGCTGACCGTGCCCACGGCGGACGCGGCGGACTCGATCCGCTGGGCGCGGCGCGTGGTGGAGCTCATCGATTCGGGGGTCGTGGAGGACCTGCCCGTCGTCCGCTGCGAGGACCACCTCACCACGCTCTGGCTCCTGACCGATCCGGCCCTCCTGGAACAGCTCGCCGAGCGTGACCTGGCACCGGTCGCCGGCATCAGCGCCACCCGGCGCGAGAGGCTGCTGGAGACCCTGCGGATCTGGCTGGAGACGCGAGGGACCGCGGCGCAGATGGGCGAGCTGCTGGACGTCCATCCGCAGACGGTCCGCTACCGGATGCGGGGTCTGGAGGCCATCTTCGGCGAGCAGCTGACCGACCCGGAGGCACGGTTCACCACCGAAGCGGTCCTGCGCGCCCTGCGCCTTCGCGCCCGTACCGCCCAGTCACTGGGCTGA
- a CDS encoding DUF6801 domain-containing protein: MAARARRTARHSSRLAAGGLLIVAAAFLPGAASAVDAEEVEVPLDYTCQFPTGTHTLTAVLSGNLPADAMAGVRYEPRDIALDLELPRPLLEDLAGLGAASVAARADLSVLHRSGEDTATAAWNGLEAPAQEIAGQDEVTLHVSGDVPTATFGAPGTATLSASDLKLALSPLRADGSPAGPAATEAECRLGEGADGTLATVTVGGEGHGQPSGPSEADPSGHTELETRMPPDRRKQLDAARQEAADADDPDDPGSCPYPPLELSMPAEAFVAGYTNVAKMDGAALLGPAQLNITMMREYLTDPCKGTFTALSDADFEYEGRRQLPPAKATFLTYGFMPTTATMELVQVGPPALITSISDNSEPTQPEYTTVEAELDIRIKDVQVNGVPLDVGPGCHTVEPVKQVLHAFGTSNPPTGYTVERGGTMDGETYVPAFTGCGVGEDLSPLLTASISGPGNYIKITQAPLCVLTNPTSEHCPAKKPVPER, translated from the coding sequence ATGGCAGCCCGAGCGCGCCGGACGGCTCGTCACTCCTCGAGACTCGCCGCAGGAGGCCTCCTGATCGTCGCGGCCGCCTTCCTTCCCGGCGCCGCGTCGGCCGTCGACGCCGAGGAGGTGGAGGTCCCCCTGGACTACACCTGCCAGTTCCCCACCGGCACCCACACGCTGACGGCCGTGCTCTCGGGGAACCTGCCGGCCGACGCCATGGCCGGGGTCCGGTACGAGCCGCGAGACATCGCACTCGACCTGGAGCTGCCCCGGCCCCTTCTGGAGGACCTGGCCGGGCTCGGCGCGGCCTCCGTCGCCGCCCGGGCGGATCTCTCGGTGCTGCACCGTTCCGGCGAGGACACCGCCACGGCCGCCTGGAACGGGCTGGAGGCGCCGGCCCAGGAGATCGCGGGCCAGGACGAGGTGACGCTCCATGTGTCGGGTGACGTTCCCACGGCCACGTTCGGGGCGCCGGGCACCGCCACGCTGTCCGCCTCGGACCTGAAGCTCGCGCTGAGTCCGCTCCGGGCGGACGGTTCTCCCGCCGGGCCGGCCGCGACCGAGGCGGAGTGCCGGCTCGGCGAGGGCGCCGACGGCACCCTCGCCACCGTGACCGTCGGCGGCGAGGGCCACGGGCAGCCGTCCGGGCCGTCGGAGGCCGATCCCTCCGGGCACACGGAACTGGAGACGAGGATGCCGCCCGACCGGCGGAAGCAGCTGGACGCGGCACGCCAGGAGGCGGCTGACGCGGACGACCCGGACGATCCCGGATCATGCCCCTACCCCCCGCTCGAGCTCTCCATGCCCGCGGAGGCCTTCGTCGCCGGGTACACCAATGTCGCGAAGATGGACGGTGCCGCGCTGCTCGGCCCCGCGCAACTCAACATCACGATGATGAGGGAGTACCTCACGGATCCCTGCAAGGGGACTTTCACCGCGCTGAGCGACGCCGACTTCGAGTACGAGGGACGACGTCAGCTTCCGCCCGCCAAGGCGACCTTCCTCACGTACGGCTTCATGCCGACCACGGCCACCATGGAGCTCGTCCAGGTCGGACCGCCTGCGCTGATCACGTCGATCAGCGACAACTCCGAACCCACGCAGCCGGAGTACACGACGGTCGAGGCCGAACTGGACATCAGGATCAAGGACGTCCAGGTGAACGGGGTGCCGCTCGACGTAGGGCCCGGCTGCCACACGGTCGAACCGGTCAAGCAGGTCCTGCACGCGTTCGGGACGAGCAACCCGCCCACGGGCTACACCGTCGAGCGCGGCGGCACCATGGACGGCGAGACCTACGTTCCGGCGTTCACGGGCTGCGGCGTCGGTGAGGACCTGTCACCCCTGCTGACGGCGTCCATCTCCGGTCCCGGGAACTACATCAAGATCACCCAGGCGCCGCTCTGCGTGCTCACCAACCCGACGAGCGAGCACTGCCCGGCGAAGAAGCCCGTTCCGGAGCGCTGA